The following are encoded together in the Theileria orientalis strain Shintoku DNA, chromosome 1, complete genome genome:
- a CDS encoding major facilitator superfamily MFS-1 protein: MNLCCVWGSLEDDYNLGLRLTGRGRFTFTGTGMAITLSADSHSNEKSCKETVLKSYQKPGFVFSYINVANLLQFIHMQFLTSSMLGLEKDMGFSPKKISVFVVVEQVTLLVFVPVWGIISDLFELKYILIVSIASSGFIVMILSFLREFFSMVIFRFLNGIMIGSALPVSQKYVVLAEEPNAGYAFGVMHAVCNLGRLICSIVVTTLSTNKYFDVYGWRICSFVLGVLCLISIPLLFLIPQLKTKNYRSLKDIIDSCADSKAKYKVATIWNRFMATATVRTVILLTLLTFFSQGVYTSATFLTIYLQYCKLSNFWAGITTGVVIIGSATGGILGGILADYLHRRFPKYGRLSMGVFCCSLRLVLLTSLLFGITFDNILKRYAIFVIGLLFLGSTFSSISFVDRSVLLNVVMPSEQSFGIASVLTVAGVPSAFVFPSLMGFFVKDVFGYQETIMEIKEMPYHMLRKNAFALRDGIACLCIFSTISTIIFYFTMFPTYCKSSRLIFSLDKDSKAVQDKVEAEMKLTQVEVVKEPAYKRTLSRLDTN; encoded by the exons ATGAATCTCTGCTGTGTATGGGGAAGCTTGGAAGATGACTATAATTTGGGTTTAAGGCTCACA GGTAGGGGACGTTTTACTTTCACCGGGACTGGAATGGCTATAACTCTCAGTGCGGACTCTCATTCTAATGAGAAGTCCTGCAAGGAGACTGTTTTAAAGAGTTACCAGAAACCTggttttgttttttcttaCATAAATGTAGCCAATCTTTTACAGTTTATACATATGCAGTTTCTCACATCCTCCATGCTGGGCCTAGAAAAGGACATGGGTTTCTCTCCAAAGAAGATTTCAGTTTTCGTTGTTGTTGAGCAGGTAACGCTCCTGGTTTTCGTTCCCGTTTGGGGTATCATTTCAGACCTCTTtgagttaaaatatattttaatcgtATCCATTGCATCGTCTGGCTTCATAGTCATGATCCTTAGTTTCCTTAGGGAATTTTTTTCG ATGGTCATTTTCCGTTTTCTCAATGGAATCATGATTGGAAGTGCCCTTCCTGTCAGTCAGAAGTATGTTGTTCTCGCCGAAGAGCCCAATGCTGGCTACGCCTTCGGCGTTATGCACGCGGTTTGCAACCTCGGGCGCCTTATTTGCTCCATTGTGGTTACTACCTTGTCTACGAACAAGTACTTCGACGTTTACGGGTGGCGAATTTGCTCTTTCGTCCTCGGAGTTCTTTGTCTCATTTCCATACCTCTTCTTTTTCTCATTCCACAGTTAAAGACTAAGAATTACCGTTCTCTGAAGGACATTATTGACTCTTGTGCAGATTCGAAAGCAAAGTATAAGGTTGCTACCATTTGGAACCGATTCATGGCAACAGCCACTGTTCGCACTGTCATCCTGCTCACGTTACTG ACTTTCTTCTCTCAGGGGGTCTACACTTCGGCCACCTTTCTCACAATTTACCTTCAGTACTGTAAATTATCTAATTTCTGGGCGGGAATAACAACAGGTGTTGTTATAATTGGCAGTGCCACTGGTGGTATTCTTGGCGGTATTTTAGCAGACTATCTACACCGAAGATTCCCCAAATATGGTCGTCTTTCAATGG GTGTTTTTTGTTGTTCCTTGAGGCTGGTTCTTCTAACTTCTCTTCTCTTTGGAATAACATTTGACAACATTTTGAAACGCTATGCGATATTTGTCATTGGGCTCCTTTTTCTAGGGAGTACTTTCTCCTCAATTTCTTTCGTTGATCGCTCtgtattattaaatgttGTCATGCCGTCTGAGCAAAGCTTCGGAATCGCCTCC GTGTTAACTGTGGCCGGTGTCCCCAGTGCCTTTGTTTTCCCCTCTTTGATGGGCTTCTTTGTGAAGGACGTTTTCGGGTATCAGGAGACTATAATGGAGATTAAGGAGATGCCATATCACATGTTAAGAAAGAACGCCTTTGCTCTGAGGGACGGCATTGCCTGTCTGTGCATATTTTCCACAATTTCGACAATCATCTTCTATTTCACCATGTTTCCTACATATTGTAAGTCTAGtcgtttaattttttctttagACAAGGATTCAAAGGCTGTTCAAGACAAAGTAGAGGCAGAAATGAAGCTAACTCAGGTTGAAGTAGTGAAGGAACCTGCTTACAAGCGAACTTTATCACGACTGgatacaaattaa
- a CDS encoding transcription or splicing factor-like protein, producing the protein MSTETKPERRRHTRWGRIDNGKSLIIHNSTKSFLGELKMLASRAYNYSDDDLGSRWGTEEDKPFLPPPYVDLPPGLTPSQIDQFLREQRHDELARKITSGELEYVDPEIRPPSPPPVYDKNGSRVNTRDVRVKNSMNEEYNRLVEYLLKNLPGFVASADYKPLKKVRKIIIPMDKYPDYNFMGLVIGPRGCNHKRLEAESGAQISLRGRGTVKDGKNRDHQTEEDAAMPMHVHISADKEECVQRAVELIEPLLDPFHPKHEEFKRIGLEQLALVNGVALGVVDIGRCSICGGSGHRAHECQDMPIQNIPRVEVKCALCGDMGHITSDCKLAKGINVSHLVAQQYQDPSRPVKEVKAVQPAPTDPESVQKLQQYQMAYYQQQYQTLQYQQYYNQMQQYYYQQQQAQAQAQAQSQAQAQLQAQTQYQYQYQAPQYVQPQEPADDPVQPPPPDDDGVMPPS; encoded by the exons ATGTCGACTGAAACCAAGCCTGAGCGCCGTCGTCATACCCGTTGGGGCAGGATCGACAATGGAAAATCTCTGATAATCCACAACTCCACAAAATCGTTTCTTGGGGAGCTAAAAATGCTGGCAAGCAGGGCCTATAACTACTCCGACGATGATCTCGGATCGCGTTGGGGGACTGAGGAAGATAAACCCTTTTTGCCGCCACCATACGTCGATCTTCCGCCCGGGCTGACGCCATCGCAAATCGACCAGTTTCTGAGGGAGCAGAGGCACGACGAACTCGCCAGAAAGATAACCTCAGGCGAGCTGGAGTACGTGGATCCTGAGATTAGGCCGCCTTCGCCCCCCCCTGTGTACGATAAAAACGGGAGCAGGGTCAACACGCGCGACGTCAGGGTCAAAAACTCAATGAACGAGGAGTACAACAGACTCGTTGAGTACCTTCTGAAGAACCTGCCCGGGTTCGTGGCTTCCGCGGATTACAAGCCGCTCAAGAAGGTCAGGAAGATCATCATTCCAATGGACAAG TATCCGGACTACAACTTCATGGGACTTGTCATTGGGCCCAGAGGGTGCAATCACAAGCGTCTCGAGGCTGAGAGCGGAGCTCAGATATCCCTGAGGGGCAGGGGCACCGTCAAGGATGGGAAGAACCGCGACCACCAGACCGAGGAGGACGCAGCCATGCCGATGCACGTGCACATCAGCGCAGACAAGGAGGAGTGTGTGCAGCGCGCAGTTGAGCTCATAGAGCCCCTTCTTGACCCGTTCCACCCGAAGCACGAGGAGTTCAAGAGGATCGGCCTCGAACAGCTTGCACTAGTCAACGGTGTGGCCTTGGGTGTCGTCGACATCGGACGCTGCAGTATATGCGGCGGCAGTGGCCACAGGGCCCACGAGTGCCAGGATATGCCAATTCAAAACATACCTAGAGTTGAAGTG AAATGCGCTTTGTGTGGTGACATGGGACACATCACCAGTGATTGTAAATTGGCAAAGGGCATTAACGTGTCACATTTGGTCGCTCAACAGTACCAGGATCCCAGTAGACCCGTGAAG GAGGTTAAGGCAGTCCAACCCGCTCCAACCGACCCTGAATCTGTTCAGAAGTTACAGCAGTATCAGATGGCCTATTACCAGCAGCAGTACCAGACCTTACAGTATCAGCAGTACTACAACCAGATGCAGCAGTACTACTATCAGCAACAGCAGGCACAGGCTCAGGCTCAGGCGCAATCTCAAGCACAGGCCCAATTGCAGGCTCAGACCCAGTATCAGTATCAATACCAGGCCCCTCAGTACGTGCAGCCTCAGGAGCCAGCTGACGATCCTGTGCAGCCGCCTCCACCTGATGATGACGGCGTGATGCCGCCATCTTGA
- a CDS encoding ATP-dependent RNA helicase, whose protein sequence is MAIFYRNKILNRLLSPPRSKLHSSSISTITKTYNKYNATLPFTEKEKILLNNTIISLLNDANWISSLTHKGIPSFFVRNHEFRNKFMEYIDKSNEARMFIRDNLNVFMAYNLNERFESEYILVNLAEYISSFVVDNMPNLMVACQAVRHLADFRSFESDSTNKVGRKVYVHIGPPNSGKTHEAISRLSKAKNGIYCSPLRLLAWEMHSRLNRSNVPCALLTGQEKVDNNENHISCTVEMVPYERSYEVAVLDEMQMVGDRTRGYAWTKAFWGLKTKELHICGSNACLTLARKLADIRGDTLEVYEHARLGKLKVLDNVVKLESLEPGDCVVCFSRNEAFKLRDQIESTVYEWDPRDTTIGNTQRKNGDRPITSIVYGSLPPETRCKQIESFNNRDTKILIASDVIGMGVNVSIRRIIFNKLTKYDGSESRVLNAAEVQQIAGRAGRYGLECGEGEVSCVRKKDLPVLKELMSTEPPQIEKAVISPSPEVFEAFNLALNQATGSRHSLSDVTQLITSMAKVGKNFAMCDFVQVNTVAKCLEGINLPFEVYKHYLLVPMGSPLTSLVVRAYAASHALLNKVKISNIINEACLELNFDDLNRISANEEVKRLELLYEALDIYTWLSNKFPSVYVDGNAVAELKTKISAVLSRLLSEVHEGSSEELSDAYISREILRPEFTIA, encoded by the exons ATGGCAATCTTCTATCGcaataaaatacttaaTAGATTGCTATCACCTCCTAGGTCGAAACTACACTCGAGTTCAATCTCTACTATCACTAAAACatacaataaatacaatGCAACTCTGCCTTTtacagaaaaggaaaagatTCTCCTcaataatacaattatttcACTCCTAAATGACGCAAATTGGATATCGTCACTTACACATAAGGGGATTCCATCATTTTTTGTTAGAAATCATGAATttagaaataaatttatggaatatatagataaatcAAACGAAGCTAGAATGTTTATTAGAGATAATTTGAATGTGTTTATGGCCTATAATTTAAACGAGAGATTTGAGTCGGAATATATCCTAGTTAATTTGGCAGAGTATATAAGTTCATTTGTAGTAGACAATATGCCTAACCTCATGGTAGCATGTCAAGCAGTAAGACACCTCGCA GACTTTCGATCATTCGAAAGTGATTCGACAAATAAAGTTGGAAGGAAAGTGTACGTACACATAGGACCACCGAACAGCGGGAAGACTCATGAAGCAATATCAAGGCTGTCGAAGGCAAAGAATGGAATATACTGTTCGCCACTGAGGCTGCTAGCATGGGAAATGCACAGCAGGCTGAATAGGTCAAATGTGCCATGCGCACTCCTAACGGGCCAGGAGAAAGTGGACAACAACGAG AACCATATATCCTGCACGGTGGAAATGGTGCCATACGAGAGGAGTTACGAAGTCGCAGTGTTGGACGAGATGCAAATGGTAGGAGACAGAACGCGTGGATACGCGTGGACGAAGGCGTTTTGGGGATTGAAG ACCAAGGAACTACACATATGCGGAAGTAACGCATGCCTAACTCTGGCAAGGAAGCTGGCGGATATAAGGGGGGATACG TTGGAAGTGTATGAGCACGCAAGGCTGGGGAAACTTAAAGTATTGGACAACGTAGTCAAATTAGAGAGTCTGGAACCGGGAGATTGCGTAGTATGCTTCTCAAGAAATGAAGCATTTAAACTAAGAGATCAAATAGAATCAACCGTCTACGAGTGGGACCCGAGAGATACTACAATCGGTAACACACAAAGAAAGAATGGTGATAGACCCATAACGAGCATAGTGTATGGATCACTGCCACCCGAAACGAGGTGTAAGCAAATAGAAAGTTTTAATAACAGGGACACGAAGATACTGATAGCGTCGGACGTTATAGGGATGGGAGTGAACGTGTCAATAAGAAGAATAATATTCAACAAGCTGACGAAGTACGACGGAAGTGAGTCGAGAGTACTCAATGCAGCAGAAGTGCAGCAGATAGCAGGGAGAGCAGGAAGATACGGGTTAGAGTGCGGAGAGGGCGAGGTGAGCTGTGTGAGGAAGAAGGACCTGCCagtgctgaaggagctaATGAGTACGGAGCCGCCGCAAATAGAGAAGGCGGTGATATCACCGAGCCCAGAAGTGTTTGAAGCGTTTAACTTGGCACTAAACCAGGCGACAGGGTCACGGCACTCACTATCAGACGTTACACAGCT GATAACATCGATGGCAAAAGTGGGAAAGAATTTTGCAATGTGTGACTTTGTTCAGGTGAATACAGTGGCAAAGTGCCTAGAAGGAATAAACCTCCCGTTTGAAGTGTACAAGCACTATTTGCTAGTACCGATGGGATCACCGCTGACATCACTGGTGGTAAGGGCGTACGCAGCAAGCCACGCACTGCTTAACAAGGTGAAAATATCTAACATAATAAATGAGGCGTGCCTCGAGTTAAACTTCGATGATCTTAACAGGATATCGGCAAACGAGGAGGTGAAGAGGCTCGAATTACTGTACGAG GCTCTCGACATTTACACGTGGCTCTCAAACAAGTTCCCCAGTGTGTACGTGGATGGGAATGCGGTCGCCGAGTTGAAGACTAAGATATCAGCTGTCCTCTCGAGGCTCCTAAGCGAGGTCCACGAAGGCAGTTCAGAGGAGCTGAGCGATGCCTACATCTCAAGGGAAATACTGAGGCCGGAATTTACGATTGCATAA
- a CDS encoding major facilitator superfamily MFS-1 protein: MEYDLNKDVKGQKKARNRVLNSKSFIFSMFNVANFIEYFNLQVLPSSMRALEISLGLSPIDISNFATAESLGLVGFIPVWGALSDKVELKYIMLVGVALSGIISIILGGISNYSFILILRVLNGAMMGSVTPSSQKYIVTQLRNHFGIGFGVMHSVMCAARLASSITVTTYSTIKYGGIMGWRFCLYIFGAVSLVLSPVVLLIPNLNPKKEELSVEQVTIKTRAYNFVYYMYRMFKESLSNATSILMVFLNFFTDGPFVSFSFVTLLLQYMGLSNTKSGLTVGIVIIGGIVGGVIGGFVSDYFNKKSPKYGLILFGNLNVIIRVITFCIAFFWVNFDNVHKLFPLLAVSLFINGMTFMTVSCVDRTLLANVVPKTFQSSAISIIRCLSGVASAVIFNRLLAYIREFGFGFEQTTLDVVDMPIALMRKNSDALRYSISIVSLVCTGVVFIIYNILCFTYWRDCKRIQKIEAESPVVNPIAELENVV; this comes from the exons ATGGAgtatgatttaaataaagatGTCAAGGGCCAAAAGAAGGCCCGAAATCGTGTTTTAAATAGCAAAtctttcattttttccatGTTCAATGTCGCGAACtttattgaatattttaacctGCAGGTGCTCCCCTCATCCATGAGGGCCCTTGAGATCTCCCTGGGCCTTTCCCCAATAGATATTAGCAATTTTGCAACCGCTGAGAGCCTGGGACTGGTCGGTTTCATCCCGGTCTGGGGAGCCTTATCGGACAAAGTCGAACTCAAGTACATCATGCTTGTGGGAGTCGCTCTATCTGGAATAATATCTATCATTCTGGGCGGAATATCAAACTACTCCTTC ATACTGATACTCCGCGTTTTAAACGGAGCGATGATGGGAAGCGTCACGCCCTCCAGCCAGAAGTACATAGTGACGCAGCTCAGGAACCATTTTGGAATCGGATTCGGAGTTATGCACTCGGTGATGTGCGCTGCGAGACTCGCATCCTCGATCACGGTCACCACGTACTCCACAATTAAATACGGAGGGATCATGGGCTGGAGGTTCTGCCTGTACATCTTCGGGGCAGTGTCGCTGGTGCTCTCGCCGGTGGTACTGCTCATCCCGAACCTGAACCCGAAGAAAGAGGAGCTGTCAGTGGAACAAGTAACAATAAAGACGAGGGCGTACAACTTCGTCTACTACATGTACCGCATGTTCAAGGAGTCGCTCAGCAACGCCACATCGATACTGATGGTGTTCCTG AACTTCTTCACGGACGGACCGTTCGTGTCGTTCAGCTTCGTGACCCTGCTGCTGCAATACATGGGACTGTCCAACACGAAGTCTGGACTCACGGTTGGAATAGTCATTATAGGAGGAATCGTGGGAGGAGTGATAGGAGGGTTCGTGTCAGATTACTTCAACAAAAAGTCCCCCAAGTACGGGCTGATTCTGTTTG GAAATTTAAACGTAATCATTAGAGTTATAACCTTCTGTATCGCATTTTTCTGGGTTAACTTTGACAATGTGCATAAGCTCTTTCCACTGCTGGCAGTGTCGCTTTTCATTAATGGAATGACGTTCATGACCGTCAGCTGCGTCGACAGAACACTGCTGGCCAACGTCGTCCCGAAAACGTTTCAATCCTCGGCAATATCTATA ATAAGGTGCTTATCCGGAGTGGCAAGCGCAGTAATTTTCAACCGTCTGTTGGCGTACATAAGAGAGTTCGGGTTCGGCTTCGAACAGACGACGCTGGACGTGGTTGACATGCCCATAGCGCTCATGAGAAAAAACTCAGACGCTCTGCGCTATTCGATATCAATTGTCTCCCTGGTTTGCACGGGAGTGGTGTtcattatatataacatattGTGTTTTACGTACT GGAGGGATTGCAAGAGGATACAGAAAATTGAGGCGGAATCACCAGTAGTAAACCCAATCGCAGAGTTAGAAAACGTCGTTTAA
- a CDS encoding uncharacterized protein (glutamine amidotransferase class-I domain containing protein): MKQDIPELNILIFVTCENATFKHRYAIAIEHWLSKVSETFDVKPVLKFKEVNIITAGIPKMDEIKKHHGTFSVSQIPLGIVISGSFSRTRDNKPWMDKLRHTIRLCYVNQIPIFGICFGFQILSQAFGSSCEPSPHGFNFGGFLYKLSDRALPFFRPFIEDFYNDDKALRLFDSDLDADGANHNLHTPNHSTTNGFANNKDSLNNNSKVANGHFVESEASEKAAPVIKKSMDSMLGAFSHNDIVTSLPNVDSIDFGDLSYIDRTELYESLSDMVPIAISSLDKVPFVGLLIGNRSKTFIVAIQIHPEFDTVTGTFCRPQLFSGQKFWREILSLKISQGVITGQQYDDNLQALKFSNSGYVYGRMALSLFMNGHLKPKY; this comes from the exons ATGAAGCAGGACATTCCAGAATTAAACATCTTG ATTTTTGTGACGTGCGAGAACGCAACGTTCAAACACAGGTACGCCATAGCCATAGAGCATTGGCTATCGAAAGTCTCCGAGACCTTTGACGTGAAGCCGGTCCTTAAATTCAAGGAAGTCAACATTATAACCGCCGGCATCCCCAAAATGGACGAAATAAAGAAACACCACGGTACGTTCTCAGTTTCTCAAATTCCCTTAGGGATTGTCATCAGCGGGAGTTTTTCAAGAACCAGGGACAATAAGCCCTGGATGGATAAGCTCCGGCACACCATTAGACTGTGCTACGTGAATCAAATTCCCATTTTCGGGATTTGCTTCGGATTTCAGATTTTGTCTCAG GCCTTTGGCTCCTCCTGCGAGCCTTCGCCTCACGGGTTCAACTTCGGAGGATTTTTGTATAAGTTGAGCGACAGGGCGCTTCCCTTCTTTAGGCCTTTTATTGAGGACTTCTACAA TGACGACAAGGCCCTTAGGCTATTTGACTCCGATTTAGACGCCGATGGCGCAAATCACAACCTTCACACACCTAATCACTCAACGACGAATGGCTTCGCTAACAATAAAGATTCTTTGAACAACAACTCGAAAGTTGCCAACGGGCACTTTGTTGAGTCCGAAGCCTCTGAAAAAGCTGCTCcag ttattaaaaaatcgATGGATTCCATGCTTGGGGCATTCTCTCACAATGACATTGTAACTTCCTTGCCAAACGTCGACAGCATCGATTTCGGGGACCTTTCTTACATTGATCGCACCGAATTATACGAAAGTCTCTCCGACATGGTTCCCATCGCCATCTCTTCACTAGACAAGGTTCCTTTCGTGGGACTTTTGATCGGGAACAGGTCGAAGACCTTCATTGTGGCCATTCAGATTCACCCTGAATTCGACACCGTCACAGGTACCTTTTGTCGGCCTCAACTTTTTTCAGGGCAAAAATTTTGGAGGGAGATTCTCAGCCTTAAAATAAGCCAGGGCGTCATCACCGGGCAGCAGTACGACGACAATCTACAGGCTCTCAAGTTTTCAAACTCAGGCTACGTTTACGGAAGGATGGCCCTTTCCCTATTCATGAACGGCCACTTGAAGCCCAAGTATTGA